One Synechococcus sp. MU1617 genomic region harbors:
- a CDS encoding TatD family hydrolase, with protein sequence MSPTPTLIDSHCHIVFRNFDDDLDEVASRWREAGVGALLHACVEPSEIPAIRALADRFPEMRYSVGVHPLDTEHWRDDTMAVLRRAALEDDRVVAIGELGLDLFRDKNLDEQLAVLRPQLDLALELNLPVIIHCRDAAEPMLDELRARKAQGRCPGGVMHCWGGTPDEMHHFLDLGFYISFSGTVTFPKAEPTHDCARQVPEDRFLVETDCPFLAPVPRRGKRNEPAFVASVATRVAELRGVDLDSVACSSTANARRLFGLP encoded by the coding sequence GTGTCCCCCACCCCGACGTTGATTGACAGCCACTGTCACATCGTCTTTCGCAACTTTGACGACGACCTCGATGAGGTGGCCTCACGTTGGCGTGAGGCTGGGGTTGGTGCTCTGCTGCACGCCTGCGTTGAACCCTCTGAAATTCCGGCGATCCGCGCCTTGGCTGATCGGTTTCCGGAGATGCGCTATTCCGTCGGCGTCCATCCACTGGACACCGAGCATTGGCGGGATGACACGATGGCTGTGCTGCGTCGGGCGGCCCTCGAGGACGATCGGGTGGTCGCCATCGGCGAACTCGGGCTCGATCTTTTCCGTGACAAGAATCTGGATGAGCAGCTCGCTGTGCTGCGTCCTCAATTGGATCTGGCGTTGGAGTTGAACCTGCCGGTGATCATTCACTGCCGGGATGCCGCCGAGCCGATGCTGGATGAACTGCGGGCCCGCAAGGCTCAGGGCCGTTGCCCTGGAGGGGTGATGCACTGCTGGGGCGGCACCCCTGATGAAATGCACCACTTTCTGGATCTCGGTTTTTACATCAGCTTCAGTGGCACCGTCACCTTCCCCAAGGCGGAGCCCACCCACGACTGCGCCCGTCAGGTGCCGGAGGATCGTTTCCTGGTGGAAACAGATTGCCCTTTCCTGGCCCCTGTGCCCCGCCGTGGCAAGCGCAACGAGCCGGCCTTCGTGGCCTCCGTTGCAACACGGGTGGCCGAGCTCCGCGGCGTGGATCTCGACAGCGTGGCCTGCAGTAGCACCGCCAACGCCCGGCGTTTGTTCGGACTCCCTTAA
- the hisD gene encoding histidinol dehydrogenase yields MSQPAVAPLRIVRDLEQAQTELQRLSSRTTQTQQGEARERVETILAAVRDRGDAAIADFTERFDGFRPEPMAVSPEALEQAWTSLPTNLRDALELAHRRITDFHQRQRPADLAVTGPHGEQLGRRWRPVERAGLYVPGGRAAYPSTVLMNAVPARVAGVKDVVICSPAGRSGAVNPVVLAAAHLAGVKTVFRLGGAQAVAAMAYGSDSVPKVDVISGPGNLYVTLAKQAVYGQVAIDSLAGPSEVLVIADHSAKPDQVAADLLAQAEHDPLAAAVLITTDPALADGINAAVAEQLTNHPRQEICEAALRDWGLVVVCDDLESCARLSDSFAPEHLELLVERPDPLADRIQNAGAIFLGPWSPEAVGDYLAGPNHTLPTCGAARFSGALSVETFMRHTSLIGFNRAALEATGSAVQELATSEGLHSHAESVRRRLS; encoded by the coding sequence GTGAGCCAACCGGCCGTTGCTCCCCTTCGCATCGTGCGGGATCTGGAACAGGCCCAGACAGAACTGCAACGGTTATCAAGCCGCACCACACAAACCCAGCAAGGTGAAGCCCGTGAGCGGGTTGAAACCATTCTTGCGGCGGTACGCGACCGCGGCGATGCGGCCATTGCCGATTTCACCGAACGGTTCGATGGCTTCCGGCCAGAACCGATGGCGGTTTCCCCCGAGGCCCTCGAACAGGCCTGGACTTCGCTTCCGACCAACCTACGGGACGCCCTGGAGCTGGCCCATCGCCGCATCACCGATTTCCACCAACGCCAACGTCCCGCCGATCTGGCGGTGACGGGCCCCCACGGCGAACAGCTCGGGCGGCGCTGGCGACCGGTCGAGCGGGCGGGTCTTTACGTGCCCGGAGGACGAGCGGCCTACCCCAGCACCGTGCTGATGAATGCGGTGCCAGCTCGGGTCGCCGGCGTGAAGGACGTGGTGATCTGCTCCCCCGCCGGACGGAGTGGTGCGGTCAACCCCGTAGTGCTGGCAGCAGCTCACCTTGCCGGCGTGAAAACGGTGTTCCGCCTCGGAGGTGCCCAGGCTGTCGCCGCCATGGCCTACGGCAGCGACAGCGTGCCCAAGGTGGATGTCATCAGTGGCCCAGGCAACCTTTACGTGACCCTGGCGAAACAGGCGGTGTACGGCCAGGTGGCCATCGATTCCCTAGCGGGACCGAGCGAAGTTCTGGTGATCGCGGACCACTCCGCCAAGCCCGACCAGGTGGCGGCGGATCTGTTGGCGCAGGCGGAGCACGACCCTCTAGCGGCGGCGGTGCTGATCACCACCGACCCTGCATTGGCCGACGGGATCAACGCTGCGGTGGCCGAACAGCTGACCAATCACCCCCGCCAGGAGATCTGCGAGGCCGCTCTGCGGGACTGGGGGCTGGTGGTGGTCTGCGACGACCTCGAGAGCTGTGCCCGCCTCAGCGACAGCTTCGCCCCCGAACACCTGGAGCTGCTGGTGGAGCGGCCCGACCCCCTGGCGGATCGCATTCAAAACGCCGGAGCCATTTTCCTGGGCCCCTGGTCCCCAGAAGCTGTGGGGGATTACCTGGCAGGCCCAAACCACACATTGCCGACCTGTGGAGCTGCGCGCTTTAGCGGGGCCCTGAGCGTTGAGACCTTCATGCGTCACACCTCGCTGATCGGTTTCAACCGTGCTGCGCTGGAAGCAACGGGTTCAGCTGTGCAGGAGCTAGCCACCAGTGAAGGACTTCACAGCCACGCTGAATCAGTGCGGCGGCGCCTCAGCTGA
- a CDS encoding DNA-directed RNA polymerase subunit gamma, protein MTNSNLRTENHFDYVKITLASPDRVMEWGQRTLPNGQVVGEVTKPETINYRTLKPEMDGLFCEKIFGPSKDWECHCGKYKRVRHRGIVCERCGVEVTESRVRRHRMGFIKLAAPVSHVWYLKGIPSYVAILLDMPLRDVEQIVYFNCYVVLDPGDHKDLKYKQLLTEDEWLEIEDEIYAEDSEIENEPVVGIGAEALKQLLEDLTLDEVAEQLREEINGSKGQKRAKLIKRLRVIDNFIATNARPEWMVLDVIPVIPPDLRPMVQLDGGRFATSDLNDLYRRVINRNNRLARLQEILAPEIIVRNEKRMLQEAVDALIDNGRRGRTVVGANNRPLKSLSDIIEGKQGRFRQNLLGKRVDYSGRSVIVVGPKLKMHQCGLPKEMAIELFQPFVIHRLIRQNIVNNIKAAKKLIQRADDEVMQVLQEVIDGHPILLNRAPTLHRLGIQAFEPKLVDGRAIQLHPLVCPAFNADFDGDQMAVHVPLAIEAQTEARMLMLASNNILSPATGEPIITPSQDMVLGSYYLTALQPGATKPDFGDRSCTFAGLEDVIHAFEDTRIGLHDWVWVRFNGEVQDDEELDAPSKSESLSDGTRIEEWSFRRDRFDEDGALISRYILTTVGRVVMNHTIIDAVAAA, encoded by the coding sequence ATGACCAACAGCAACCTCCGCACCGAGAACCACTTCGATTACGTCAAGATCACCCTCGCCTCACCCGATCGGGTGATGGAGTGGGGACAGCGCACCCTGCCCAACGGCCAGGTTGTCGGTGAGGTCACCAAGCCGGAGACCATCAACTACCGCACCCTCAAGCCCGAGATGGACGGGCTGTTCTGCGAAAAGATCTTCGGCCCTTCCAAAGACTGGGAATGCCACTGCGGTAAGTACAAACGGGTGCGTCACCGGGGCATTGTTTGTGAACGCTGCGGTGTGGAGGTCACCGAGAGCCGCGTGCGTCGTCACCGCATGGGCTTCATCAAGCTGGCGGCACCGGTCTCCCACGTCTGGTACCTGAAGGGCATCCCCAGCTACGTGGCCATTCTGCTGGACATGCCCCTGCGGGATGTGGAGCAGATCGTTTACTTCAACTGTTATGTGGTGCTGGATCCCGGCGACCACAAGGACCTGAAGTACAAGCAGCTCCTCACGGAAGACGAGTGGCTGGAAATTGAAGACGAGATCTACGCCGAAGATTCCGAGATCGAGAACGAGCCCGTAGTGGGCATCGGTGCCGAGGCCCTCAAGCAACTGCTGGAAGATCTCACCCTCGATGAAGTGGCTGAGCAGCTGCGTGAGGAGATCAACGGCAGCAAGGGGCAGAAGCGCGCCAAGTTGATCAAGCGTTTGCGCGTGATCGACAACTTCATCGCCACCAACGCCCGTCCCGAGTGGATGGTGCTGGATGTAATCCCGGTGATTCCGCCTGATCTGCGTCCGATGGTGCAGCTCGATGGCGGTCGCTTTGCCACCAGTGATCTCAACGATCTCTACCGGCGGGTGATCAACCGCAATAACCGTCTGGCGAGGCTCCAGGAAATCCTGGCCCCTGAAATCATCGTCCGCAACGAGAAGCGGATGCTGCAGGAGGCCGTCGATGCCCTGATCGATAACGGCCGTCGCGGTCGCACCGTTGTAGGTGCCAATAACCGTCCGCTCAAGTCACTGAGCGACATCATCGAAGGCAAGCAGGGCCGCTTCCGTCAGAACCTGTTGGGTAAACGGGTCGACTACTCCGGTCGTTCCGTGATCGTGGTGGGTCCGAAGCTGAAGATGCACCAGTGCGGTCTGCCCAAGGAGATGGCGATTGAGCTGTTCCAGCCCTTCGTGATCCATCGCCTGATCCGCCAGAACATCGTCAACAACATCAAGGCGGCTAAGAAGCTGATCCAGCGAGCCGACGATGAAGTGATGCAGGTGCTGCAGGAGGTGATCGACGGTCATCCGATCCTGCTGAACCGTGCTCCAACCCTGCACCGTCTCGGCATCCAGGCCTTCGAACCCAAGTTGGTGGATGGCCGCGCCATTCAGCTGCACCCACTGGTCTGCCCAGCCTTCAACGCTGACTTTGACGGTGACCAGATGGCCGTTCACGTGCCTCTAGCCATTGAGGCTCAGACCGAAGCACGCATGCTGATGTTGGCCAGCAACAACATCCTGTCGCCCGCCACAGGCGAGCCGATCATTACTCCGTCTCAGGACATGGTGCTCGGCTCCTACTACCTGACAGCGCTTCAACCCGGTGCCACCAAGCCCGATTTCGGTGATCGCAGCTGCACCTTCGCGGGCCTGGAGGATGTCATCCACGCCTTCGAAGACACCCGGATTGGTCTGCATGACTGGGTTTGGGTCCGCTTCAACGGTGAAGTTCAGGACGATGAAGAGCTGGATGCGCCCAGCAAGAGTGAATCCCTCAGCGATGGCACGCGCATCGAAGAGTGGAGCTTCCGCCGCGATCGCTTCGATGAAGACGGTGCCTTGATCAGCCGCTACATCCTCACCACCGTGGGCCGTGTGGTGATGAATCACACAATCATCGACGCGGTGGCCGCCGCCTGA
- the rpsT gene encoding 30S ribosomal protein S20: MANNKSAKKRIEIAERNRVRNRTYKSSMRTLMKRCFAACDAYSATPGDEAKASVQTYMRAAFSKIDKAVKVGVLHRNNGANQKSRLSAAVRKVLEPAS, from the coding sequence GTGGCCAATAACAAGTCAGCCAAGAAGCGGATTGAAATTGCTGAGCGCAACCGTGTGCGCAACCGCACCTACAAGTCGTCGATGCGCACCCTGATGAAGCGCTGCTTCGCCGCCTGTGATGCCTACAGCGCGACCCCTGGTGATGAAGCCAAGGCCAGCGTGCAGACCTACATGCGTGCCGCCTTCAGCAAGATCGACAAGGCCGTGAAAGTTGGTGTGCTGCACCGCAACAACGGTGCCAATCAGAAGTCCCGCCTCAGCGCGGCCGTGCGCAAGGTGCTCGAGCCCGCCAGCTGA
- the rpoB gene encoding DNA-directed RNA polymerase subunit beta, which produces MSSSAIQVAKTATYLPDLVEVQRASFKWFLDQGLIEELESFSPITDYTGKLELHFIGSEYRLKRPRHDVEEAKRRDATFASQMYVTCRLVNKETGEIKEQEVFIGELPLMTERGTFIINGAERVIVNQIVRSPGVYFKDEMDKNGRRTYNASVIPNRGAWLKFETDKNDLLHVRVDKTRKINAHVLMRAMGLSDNDVLDKLRHPEFYKKSIDAANDEGISSEDQALLELYKKLRPGEPPSVSGGQQLLQTRFFDPKRYDLGRVGRYKINKKLRLTIPDTVRTLTHEDVLSTLDYLINLELDVGGASLDDIDHLGNRRVRSVGELLQNQVRVGLNRLERIIKERMTVGETDSLTPAQLVNPKPLVAAIKEFFGSSQLSQFMDQTNPLAELTHKRRISALGPGGLTRERAGFAVRDIHPSHYGRLCPIETPEGPNAGLINSLATHARVNEYGFIETPFWKVENGVVLKEGDPIYLSADREDEVRVAPGDVATEDDGRITADLIPVRYRQDFEKVPPEQVDYVALSPVQVISVATSLIPFLEHDDANRALMGSNMQRQAVPLLRPERALVGTGLETQVARDSGMVPISRVNGTVTYVDANAIVVQDEDGNDHTHFLQKYQRSNQDTCLNQRPIVRCGDPVIVGQVMADGSACEGGEIALGQNVLIAYMPWEGYNYEDALLVSERLVTDDLYTSVHIEKYEIEARQTKLGPEEITREIPNVAEESLGNLDEMGIIRVGAFVESGDILVGKVTPKGESDQPPEEKLLRAIFGEKARDVRDNSLRVPGTERGRVVDVRIYTREQGDELPPGANMVVRVYVAQRRKIQVGDKMAGRHGNKGIISRILPREDMPYLPDGTPVDIVLNPLGVPSRMNVGQVFELLMGWAASNLDCRVRIVPFDEMYGAEKSQQTVETFLKEAAKQPGKGWVYDPEDPGKLQLRDGRTGLPFDQPVAVGYSHFLKLVHLVDDKIHARSTGPYSLVTQQPLGGKAQQGGQRLGEMEVWALEAYGAAYTLQELLTVKSDDMQGRNEALNAIVKGKPIPRPGTPESFKVLMRELQSLGLDIAVYTDEGKEVDLMQDVNPRRSTPSRPTYESLGVADYDED; this is translated from the coding sequence ATGAGCAGCAGCGCGATTCAGGTCGCCAAGACCGCCACCTACCTCCCTGATCTGGTGGAGGTGCAGCGGGCCAGCTTTAAGTGGTTTTTGGATCAAGGTCTGATCGAGGAGCTGGAAAGCTTCTCTCCGATCACGGATTACACCGGCAAGCTGGAGCTGCACTTCATCGGTAGCGAGTACCGGCTGAAGCGCCCCCGCCATGATGTGGAAGAGGCCAAGCGTCGCGATGCGACCTTCGCCTCGCAGATGTATGTGACCTGCCGTCTGGTCAATAAGGAGACCGGTGAGATCAAGGAGCAGGAGGTCTTCATCGGCGAATTGCCGCTGATGACCGAGCGCGGCACGTTCATCATCAACGGCGCTGAGCGCGTGATCGTGAACCAGATCGTGCGAAGCCCCGGTGTCTATTTCAAGGATGAAATGGACAAGAACGGCCGGCGCACTTACAACGCCAGCGTCATCCCCAACCGGGGTGCCTGGCTGAAGTTTGAGACAGATAAGAACGACTTGCTCCACGTTCGTGTGGACAAGACCCGCAAGATCAACGCGCACGTGCTCATGCGTGCCATGGGTCTGTCTGACAACGACGTGCTTGACAAGCTGCGTCACCCCGAGTTCTACAAGAAGTCGATTGATGCCGCGAACGACGAGGGCATCAGCTCGGAAGACCAGGCTCTGCTTGAGCTTTACAAGAAATTGCGTCCGGGTGAACCCCCCTCAGTGAGTGGTGGTCAGCAGCTGCTGCAGACACGTTTCTTCGATCCCAAGCGCTACGACCTCGGTCGGGTCGGCCGCTACAAGATCAACAAGAAGCTGCGTCTCACCATCCCCGACACGGTGCGCACCCTCACCCATGAGGACGTGCTCTCCACCCTCGATTACCTGATCAACCTGGAGTTGGATGTTGGCGGCGCCAGCCTCGATGACATCGACCACCTCGGCAACCGCCGCGTGCGTTCCGTGGGTGAACTCCTGCAGAACCAGGTTCGTGTGGGTCTGAACCGTCTCGAGAGGATCATCAAGGAACGGATGACCGTCGGAGAAACCGATTCGCTGACCCCAGCGCAGTTGGTTAATCCCAAGCCCCTGGTGGCGGCGATCAAGGAGTTCTTCGGCTCCAGCCAGCTGAGCCAGTTCATGGACCAGACGAACCCTCTGGCTGAGCTCACCCACAAGCGCCGCATCTCGGCTCTTGGACCCGGTGGTCTCACCCGTGAGCGTGCAGGCTTCGCTGTCCGCGACATTCACCCCTCCCACTACGGCCGTCTCTGCCCGATTGAGACGCCGGAAGGTCCTAACGCCGGTCTGATCAACTCCCTGGCCACCCACGCCCGGGTTAACGAGTACGGCTTCATCGAAACTCCGTTCTGGAAGGTGGAGAACGGTGTCGTCCTGAAGGAGGGCGATCCGATCTACCTGTCTGCAGACCGGGAAGACGAAGTGCGCGTTGCCCCTGGTGATGTGGCCACCGAGGACGACGGCAGGATTACGGCGGATCTGATCCCTGTGCGTTATCGCCAGGATTTCGAGAAGGTCCCCCCCGAGCAGGTCGACTACGTCGCCTTATCACCGGTGCAGGTGATCTCCGTGGCAACGTCCCTGATCCCCTTCCTGGAGCACGACGACGCCAACCGAGCACTGATGGGCTCCAACATGCAGCGTCAGGCTGTGCCGTTGCTGCGCCCCGAGCGTGCCCTGGTGGGCACCGGCCTGGAAACCCAGGTGGCCCGCGACTCCGGCATGGTGCCGATCTCCCGGGTGAACGGCACTGTCACCTATGTGGATGCCAACGCCATCGTTGTCCAGGACGAGGATGGCAACGACCACACCCACTTCCTGCAGAAGTATCAGCGCTCCAACCAGGACACGTGCCTGAACCAGCGCCCGATCGTCCGCTGTGGCGATCCGGTGATCGTCGGTCAGGTGATGGCGGATGGCTCGGCCTGTGAGGGCGGTGAGATCGCCCTGGGTCAGAACGTTCTGATCGCTTACATGCCCTGGGAGGGTTACAACTACGAGGACGCGCTGCTAGTCAGCGAGCGTCTGGTCACCGACGACCTCTACACCTCGGTTCACATCGAGAAGTACGAGATCGAAGCGCGTCAGACCAAGCTCGGACCCGAGGAAATCACCCGCGAGATTCCCAACGTCGCTGAGGAAAGTCTCGGCAACCTCGACGAGATGGGCATCATTCGTGTTGGTGCGTTCGTTGAAAGCGGCGACATCCTCGTCGGCAAAGTGACGCCCAAGGGCGAATCTGATCAGCCGCCCGAAGAAAAGCTGCTTCGCGCGATCTTTGGTGAGAAGGCCCGCGATGTGCGCGACAACTCTTTGCGTGTGCCTGGCACCGAGCGTGGCCGCGTTGTGGATGTGCGCATCTATACCCGTGAACAGGGTGATGAGCTGCCCCCCGGCGCGAACATGGTGGTGCGGGTTTATGTGGCCCAGCGCCGCAAGATTCAGGTCGGCGACAAGATGGCCGGCCGCCACGGCAACAAAGGCATCATCAGCCGCATCCTTCCCCGGGAGGACATGCCCTATCTGCCCGACGGAACCCCGGTCGACATCGTGCTCAACCCTTTGGGTGTGCCGAGCCGGATGAATGTGGGACAGGTATTCGAGCTGCTGATGGGTTGGGCGGCGTCCAACCTGGATTGCCGCGTGCGCATCGTTCCCTTCGATGAGATGTACGGGGCTGAGAAGTCCCAGCAGACCGTCGAGACCTTCCTCAAGGAAGCTGCCAAGCAGCCTGGCAAGGGTTGGGTGTACGACCCTGAGGATCCCGGCAAGCTGCAGTTGCGGGATGGCCGCACCGGTCTGCCTTTCGATCAGCCCGTGGCCGTGGGCTATTCCCACTTCCTCAAGCTGGTTCACCTGGTGGACGACAAGATCCACGCCCGTTCCACCGGCCCCTACTCCTTGGTCACCCAGCAGCCCCTGGGCGGTAAGGCACAGCAAGGCGGTCAGCGTCTGGGTGAGATGGAGGTGTGGGCACTCGAGGCCTATGGCGCCGCTTACACCCTGCAGGAACTGCTCACGGTCAAGTCCGACGACATGCAGGGCCGTAACGAGGCCCTCAACGCCATCGTCAAGGGCAAGCCGATCCCCCGCCCCGGAACGCCGGAATCCTTCAAGGTGCTGATGCGCGAGCTTCAGTCCCTGGGGCTGGACATCGCCGTCTACACCGATGAAGGAAAGGAAGTGGACCTGATGCAGGACGTGAACCCACGTCGCAGCACCCCCAGCAGGCCCACCTACGAATCCCTCGGCGTCGCGGATTACGACGAGGACTGA